The Equus quagga isolate Etosha38 unplaced genomic scaffold, UCLA_HA_Equagga_1.0 67959_RagTag, whole genome shotgun sequence genome segment ATATTTAGGTCTcgattccattttcttctcctctccgtAGGAAGCCAGCCCGGCCTGAGGGGAGACTGGGGAGGCCCCTAAGCCCCCTCGTACCCGCGCGCTGCAGCGTCTCCTTCCCGATCTCCAGGTATCTGCGGAGCCACACCACGCACTTCCCATCCAGGTAGTTCCTGAAGTCCTCCGCCACACCGTCCTCCTCCCACTCGCGCCGGGTGATCTGAGCCGCAGTGTCCGCCGCGGTCCAGGAGCGCAGGTCCTCGTTCAGGGCGATGAAATCTGCGCCGTCGTAGGCATACTGCCTGTACCCGCGGAGGAGGCGCCCGTCCGGCCCCACGTAGCAGCCATACATGTCCTGCAAGGTGTGAGACCCTGACCCCACCCCAAGGTCAGCCCCGCCcgctcggccccgcccccgccccgacCTCACGGGGAGATTAAACCTAAATTGAAAATGAAACCGCGGAAAAGTCCCCGCCGGCTCTTCCCGGGTCGGGGTGCGGGCGGGTCCCGCAGCCTCGGGGTGAATCTCGGACCCGGAGACTCGGGGAGACCCTGGCCGGTCGGTGGGGATGGGGGGTCGCGATCTGGACTCGGGCCCACGTCGCTCACCGGCCTCGCTCTGGTTGTAGTAGCCGCGCAGGGTGTGCAGCCTCGCTCGGAAAGTCTGTGCAGTTCCCTTGATGATCCGCGTCTCTTCTTCCCAATACCCGCGCCCCACCTGCTCCACCCACGGCGCCCGCGGCTCCATCCTCGGACTCGCGGCGTCGCTATCGAACCACACGACCTGCGTGTCGTCCACGTAGCCGACGGCGATGAAGCGGGGCTCCCCGCGGCCGGGCCGGGACACGCCGGTGTAGAAAAACCTCAgggagtgggagcctgggggcggggaggagatgAGACCCGGCCGACCCTCCTCCCGGCGCGGGTCCCCGGGTCCGAGATTTATGGGGCCGGGAGCGGGGAAGGGGCGAGGGGTCGTGAGTTGGAAAATGGGAGATGGGAGATCCCACCGGGTGAGAAGAGGGGGCGGGAGAAGGGAGGGCTCAAGACGAGGTCGGGGAGGAGgtctggggctggctccgtggagAAACGCCTTCCCCGGGGATCCTGCACCCCCGCCGCGCGGtcccctcgccccgccccccgcAAAGGCAATTTCCTTCCGACCCCG includes the following:
- the LOC124234051 gene encoding patr class I histocompatibility antigen, B-2 alpha chain-like — protein: MRALIPSAFLLLLSGALTLTQTWAGSHSLRFFYTGVSRPGRGEPRFIAVGYVDDTQVVWFDSDAASPRMEPRAPWVEQVGRGYWEEETRIIKGTAQTFRARLHTLRGYYNQSEAGSHTLQDMYGCYVGPDGRLLRGYRQYAYDGADFIALNEDLRSWTAADTAAQITRREWEEDGVAEDFRNYLDGKCVVWLRRYLEIGKETLQRADPPNTHVTHHHISAHEVTLRCWALGFYPVEITLTWQRDGEDLTQDMELVETRPAGDGTFQKWAAVVVPSGEEQRYTCHVQHEGLPEPLTLRWVPPPLSIIPIVGIIAGLVFLGAAVAGAVMWRKKRSGGKGGSYAQAASSDSAQVFDVSDMAA